In the genome of Mytilus edulis chromosome 14, xbMytEdul2.2, whole genome shotgun sequence, the window TTTTATAGAAATTTTAGTAATCAAACCTCCCACTGGAACAGTGGTGTTAATTCAATGTTCAATTTTTTTGGGAAGGAAGTAAAATATATgtcttatttcattttcaatacattTGTCAATTGCTTTTgtctttccaaaaaaaataaactattatatgTGAATCATTGTGTtatgtataccatgtatacagagCTTCTTAAACAAGAGAAGAGTGCCTTCAATGTGTTGGTTGTACGTCCTCTAACTGCACTAATGGAGGACCAGCTAGCAAGACTAAAGGATAAACAAATAGCAGCATTATTCTTCAAGCTGGATGGGACAAGtataaaaaattatgaagaaCATGATGgtaggattttttattttttctgacaCAGTCAGTATAATTTTGGTTTAGGACCTATTTATAATAATTCTAATTTTTTGCAATCAGCATCTGTAACATTTGAGTCAAGCTTGTAGTTCAacttttttcaatatcaataactttattaaaccttgaaattttatgatttttaaccAAAGTACAGTATAATCATAgcagaattttcattttttttatttctccttTTTCCTTACTTTACTAATGAAAGGATTTTGTTTTCCTTTCAATATTAACATTCATATTTTGTCTGTGATCgaagttttttttaagtatctttggatttattttttttggggggagggggggggtaaCGCAACTGTTATGCACTGCATGTAGGCTACTTCATGGCTGTCAATTTTTCTATGTGGAGGAGGCAACCCCggataaaaaaactgacaatcctagtcaattaagattgaagtcaaTTGCACCCACACGAGATGGGTTGGAAACCTACAAGAgaggacgaaagatactagagagacagtcaaactcataaatcaaaaaatacactgacaacgccatggcaaaaaaaaagaaaaaaaggacaaacaatagtaaacatgacacaacaggACTGACAGGAACATTTCTGGTAAGTCTTTATTGTATACAGCATGCTCTGTGCAATAAAGACTTACCAGAAATGTTCCTGTCAGTAATATCTGCCTTATGTTTGAGAAGCAACTTGATTTGATCAAGTTGTCCAAGGAAGCAAGATGAACTGCAGTATCTCCAAAATTGTCACCCCGAAAGACGCCCACATTTCGCTGCAGTAAATGTTTAACCATATCTAACTGTTGTCCAATGCAAGCAGCATTCAATAGAGAGGTACCGTATTTGTCAACCTGAGTGACATCAGCATTGTGTTGCAGTAAGAGTTTAAATGTTTCTGAATGTATTACCGCTAGCAATGGAAAGTGACCGATATTACCTTTCTGAGATATATCAGCATTATTCAGCAGCAAAAGTTTCACTGTTTCTGTATGTCCCCCTTCAGAAGCATCATACAGTGGAGATTCTTTACTTTTGTTACAAAGAGAAACATCAGCATTGTTCAGTAATAGAAAGTTAACTACTATCGTATGTCCTCCCTTGGAAGCTTTATAAAGAGGTGTCCTGTTGTTTCCGTCTTTATTATTTACGTTACACTCTACATACACAACCAGAAAATAAACTATATCATAGTGACCATTTGATGCTGATTCTATTAAAGGTGTTGTATGGAAGGAATTATCGGAGTGATCTTTTGATAGTTTTGGATTTAGTTCATTACATTCATTTAATTTGCAACCATCTGTGTCTATTCTCTTTAACAAAACTTTAGCTTCATTACTCATTTCAAAAAACGTTATCAACTTATTCATAAATGACTGATATACTAATTGCTTATTATGAAATGTACTTGCAATAATGGACTGTCGTAAGTCACATACCAATCTTTCGAAATATTCTTCTTCGTTGTTCTCCGAAAGAATCTTTAATAACATTAAATTAAACATAGAAATATAAATGCTACACAGGCATAGAAAAAACTGTTTTATATCTTTCATTCTTAAGTTTTCTCAATCAAAGTATAAAATGAAAGAAAGTTCAAATAgatgtatataaaaaattctaaacAAACATTATAACAATCAAGGACACACAAGTGCAATTCAATTTCCAtaagagaaaattataaaagtaatCAATATTTGTTCATTGGTCATCAATAATATTCTAACTTGAAATACCAAAAATTTACTTAAGACAATCATCATATCAATCAAGGGCACACGATTACAATTCAATATAAAATAGAGAAAGCCCTTTAAAGTAATAAGTTGTTCATAGATAGTCAATAATGTtcaaattatacatataaaaaataaacttaacaCTATCATATtaatcaaagagggacgaaagataccaaagggacagtcaaactcataaatctaaaacaaactgacaacgccatggctaaaaatgaaaaagacaaacagaaaaacaatagtacacatgacacaacatagaaaactaaagaataaacaacacgaaccccaccaaaaactagagtacacacttacaatttaatatataaacagAGAAAGTCCTCAAAGTAATCAAAATTTGTTCATAAATACTAGTTATCAATAGAATTCCAACTATAAATCTTCAtagataataaacatgataaataatgttcaaattataaataacaaaaacaaactaaaCACTATCACCATATCAAGCAATGGCATATAATTGATACACAAACTCATATGACATACCATGTCACATCCAAATAACATCTACTAGTTGTTAAACACATACATATTACAGTGAAATCTACTGGTCTACTCAAAACCTTTCAtaattcaaatatgaaataaatcttTCTCAATGTTCTTAgtatcaatatttttcaaaaatgcataaaatctggtacaataaaattatactttaaattcaaatgatggtcaaattttcaaaatcatgttGGCTTaacataagaaaaatatatacaatgcATGTTATTTACAAGCCCATAAAATCATGACCATGTTTTGGCACTTTCATATTGTATAAGAAATTGCATATAAAATAGTAGTATTCAAAATCGTTATAAATATTAACAACAAAGAAGATCTTCTTATcttataatattctttttttttaaagaacgaCACACGGCTACAACTGTCGATCGATTACATATCAACTGGGAAATATCTCAAATATAGTAAACAGTTTATACCTGTACATGTCttacaaaaattaattaaaaaacttTGAAACACTTTAAATAATATTTTGGTGGGATGATCAAACAGTATGAtacatataatttgttaaaatacatAACTGCTATTATACAACTTacattgtatttgaattttacagTTTCACTTTGGTTGCTGAACTCTTTACAAAGAGAGAGAACTGAAAAGATATGATGTAATATCTGACATGTAACAAATAGTGAAGTTCTCTTTCATAAATCTTTTCTTCATTCTACTTTCTGTAGTGTTTAATcttttattacaattttaaacattGTCCATGGTGCTCATTGCGAATTGATTGTTAACAATAGTTAATTGTTCATCCATCCTTTAATTTGAAACTCAAAGGGAACAATATCATCCATGAATAGTTATGCGAATATGCTgtgttttttaataatttcaacgACTGGATGGTTTAGCTGCACATACAATTCTGATAAAGTAAGCAATGCAAGCATACTGTATAAAATGAATGAGTCAAATGAAATACGTAAAGGAAAAACAAGAAGAAATGGATAAACATAGATTGTTATTTTACGAATGAAtaacaatatttgtatttgattgaACAATTGGTTTATCTAAGTACTTATTTCATAGAATAACATTGTATTTAATTGGCAACGAGAAACTGACATATAAAAAACCAGATAGTACAACGATATATGGGACGATGCCGTCAATAATGACCAAATAATTCCatatttcttattattttgaAGACAAAAATACCTTGGAGAAAATTAACTACTTTTTGATTATTGGATTCACGGGCAAAATGAATCGGTGTTAAACCTCTTATATTACGCATGCTTACATCTGCATGGTATCTAattaaaagtttaataattttaaaaatgttccaaTTTCTTTGAACATTTGTATAGTTCCATAGATGTTGCTTAGAGACATCACAAGCTGTGTGTAACGGTGATTGCCCGTCTTGGTGTTCACACTGAGAAACATCGGCTTGGTTTTCAAGAAGCAATTTCACTATATTTGCATGTCCCCATTCACATGCCACGTATAATGGTGACTTTCCATCTTTGTTACACTGTGTGACGTTCGCGTTTTTTTTAAGTAGCAGTCGTACTGTATCTTCATGTCCCCCTTCACAAGCCATAAACAATAAAGACTCTCCATCACTATTACATTTCGAAACATCTGTATCGGTCTGTAGTAAAAATTCCTCCACTGCTAGTGTTTGTCCTTCTTTGCATGCTTGAAATAATAACGAAACTTCGTCAATGATATACGTAGAGACAACAGCATTATTCTGCTGTATGAAAATATCTTCGagaaattttacaatgttttCGTTATTGGATTTACGGGCATAATGAATTGGTGTCAATCCTTTTTTATTACGCATACCAACATGTGCATTACGTTCAATTAACAGGAGTACGATTTTGAAATAGTTAAATTGTCTTCCAAAATCTGAACCTCTCCATAAACGTTGTTTAGAGGAATCACAAACAACATGTAACGGTGATTGCCCATCTTGGTGTTCACACTGAGAAACATCGGCTTTGTTTTCAAGTAATAATGGTACTATATGTCCATGTCCCCATTCACATGTCACGTATAATGGTGACTTTCCATCGTTGTTACACTGTGCGACGTTCGCGTTTTTTTTAAGTAGCAGTCGTACTGTATCTTCATGTCCCCCTTCACAAGCCATAAACAATAAAGACTCTCCATTAATATTACATTGAGAAACATCTGTATTGTTTTGTAGTAAAAATTCCACTACAGCTGTATGCCCTTCCTTGCATGACACATGTAATAAATCAATATTACACTCAGAGACATCAGCATTTTTCTGCAGTAACAGTTCCACTATATCTTTATGCCCTTCTTTACAAGCCGTGTATAATAAAGACTTTCCATCAATGTTAGACAGTGTCACGTCAGTCTTGTCCTTTAGTAACAGTTTCACTATATCTGTGTGTCCTTCTATACAGGCCGTTAACAACAAAGACTCTCTATTACTGCCACAAGTAAAGGCATTTTTCTCCAATAACAATGTCACAATGTAAGAATACCCCCGCTTACAGGCTTTATACAAAACTGACATTCCATTTTTATGACACTGACAGGCATTAATATTGTTATGTATTAAAAATGCCATTGTATTAACATGGCCTCCATTACAAGCTGTATGCAAAGGACACTGTTCATTACCAATACAGTGATTTATATTAGCATTATTCTCCAATAAAAGTTGCACTATATCTGTATATCCTCCTGTACAAGCCACACCCAAAGGAGACTGCCCATGACTGTCACACTGAGAGACATCAGCATTGTTCTTCAACAACAATTTTACTGTATCTACTTTCCCACTTCTGCAGGCTGCATACAGTGAAGACTCTCCAAACCTGTCGCATTGGAAAACATCAGCAGAGTGTTGCAGCAGCATTGTTGCTATTCTTGTTTCGCCGACGATACTTGCCATATACAATGGAAAATATCCGCAATTGTTACACTGTGAGACATCAGCATTGTTCTGCAATAAAAGTTTCACTATACTTATATATTTCTTTACGCATGCAACATACAAAGGAGATTGTCCTGTTTTTGTGCATTGTAAAACATCTGCATTGTGTTGTAGCAGCATGTTTACTACATCTATGTGTCCATTTTCACAGGCGCCATAAAGTGGAGACGCTCCATATTTGTTGCATTTAAAGATATCAGCTTTATTTTGCAGTAAAATTTTGACTGTATCTGTATATCCTTTTTCACTAGCCATATATAATGGGGACGTTCCATCACTGTCACACTTAGATGCATGTGCTTTCCTATCGAGTAATAGTTTCACTGTATCTGCATGTCCATTCACACATGCCATAAACACTGCGGTTTGTCCTTTACTGTTACAATTATACACGTCCGCTTTATGTTGCAGTAACAACTTTACTATAGCAGTGAAGCCTCCCGTACAAGCCTTTATTAATGCAGATTCTCTTTTACTATTACACTTCGAAACATCAGCACCATGCTGTAGTAACAGTTTTACTATATCTCTATAGCCCCTTGCACAGGCAATTGATAATGGGGAATCACCATCATTGCTACATTTTAAAACATTAGCATTTTTCTGCAGTAACAATTTTACAGTGTTCGTATGGCCTTTTGTGCAAGCAATGAACAACGACGACTGTCCATTATTGTCGCACTGTGTGACATCGACATTCGTCTGCAATAGAAGTTCAACTATATCATCACATCTACTATTAATAGCAACATGCAACGGAAAACGTCCATAAATGTTACCTTTTAATACATTCGCATTTATCTGGAGTAGCAATTTCACTACACTAAAATGTCCTTTATGGCAGGCGATATACAATGGAGTCTGATCATCACTATTACACTTGTTTATATCAGCCTTGTTCTGCAGCAATATGTCCACTATATCCTTGTAGCCTCCCTGACATGAAATATACAAAGGAGACTCACCACAAATATCACGCTTGTTTATATCAGCTTTATTTTGCAGTAATATTTCTACTATATCCTTGTAGCCTCCCTGGCATGCAATATACAATGGTGACTCACCATCATTGTTACGTTTGTTTATATCAGCTTTATACTGCAGTGATATTTTTACTGTATCCGTGTTACCTCTCTTACATGCTGCATACAGGGGAGTCTTCCCTTCTTTGTTACAAAGGAAAACATTAGCATTGTTTTGCAACAATAGTTCAACTATATTCAGCATGTTTAAACGTCCCCAAATACATGTTTGATACAAAGGTGTCTCTTGGTTAAGGTCACACAGGTTGACATCAAGCTGTTTTTGCAGTAAAAACCTTATCGTATCAACAGATCCACCAAAGCATGCTGAATGCAATAAAGACTGACCAGAAATGTTCCTGTCAGTAATATCTGCCTTGTGTTTGAGAAGCAACTTGATTTGATCAAGTTGTCCAGCGAAGCAAGATGAACTCAGTGCAGTATCTCCAAAATTGTCACGCCGAAAGACGTCCGCATTTCGCTGCAGTAAAAGTTTAACCATATCTAATTGTTGTCCAATACAAGCAGCATTCAATGGCGAGGTACCGTAATTGTCAACCTGAGTAACATCAGCATTGTGTTGCAGTAAGAGTTTAAATGTTTCTGAATGTTTTCCTTTTATTGCCGCTAGCAATGGAAATTGACCGATATCACCTTTCTGAGATATATCAGCATTATTCAGCAGCAAAAGTTTCACTGTTTCTGTATGTCCCCCTTCAGAAGCAACATACAGTGGAGATTCTTTACTTTTGTTACAAAGAGAAACATCAGCATTGTTCAGTAATAGAAAGTTAACTACTGTCGTATGTCCTCCCTTGGAAGCTTTATAAAGAGGTGTCCTGTTGTTTCCGTCTTTATTATTTACGTTACACTCTACATACACAACCAGAAAAGAAACTATATCATAGTGACCATTTGATGCTGATTCTATTAAAGGAGTTGTATGGAAGGAATTATCAGAGTGATCTTTTGATAGTTTCGGATTTAGTTCATTACATTCATTTAATTTGCCGTTATCTGTGTCTATTCTCTTTAACAAAACTTTAACTTCATTACTCATTTCAAAAAAAGTTATCAACTTATTCATAAACGACTGATATACTAATTGTTTATTATGAAATGTACTTGTAATAATGGACTGTCGTAAGTCACATAACAATCTTTCGAAATATTCTTCTTCGTTGTTCTCCGA includes:
- the LOC139504385 gene encoding ankyrin repeat domain-containing protein 17-like produces the protein MVSHYFVAQHQDELEEWKQDETLFVETRGTRYIMRSLYLNNCITVTGSSGCGKSSNIHHVALHFCDKYGYDIIPVLTGPSDIINYYDKSKRQIFVVDDICGKESIIEYKLQMWRDSSDILEKRFKLQDKNLKNGNNVSVSDMSYSKLLISCRLHIYKESSFQLMKLLTRDECNLLSEDLSLLKEERMLMLQKYLADDMIDNVSKVMANVDFFPLLCKLSTDKSYDEVIKLFTAPVERIKMNIHHIVRGNLVHFCALVLCILFNDGFDTTWLKLKAAPDKIKGKLEDIVKEFDIDLNKEISRGTLKSAFTTLDGTCFKQRGTEVRMIHDKIYEMASVICGQKLPECFIKYAPSICVRDNFRFKSIQEETVAEDLIILSENNEEEYFERLLCDLRQSIITSTFHNKQLVYQSFMNKLITFFEMSNEVKVLLKRIDTDNGKLNECNELNPKLSKDHSDNSFHTTPLIESASNGHYDIVSFLVVYVECNVNNKDGNNRTPLYKASKGGHTTVVNFLLLNNADVSLCNKSKESPLYVASEGGHTETVKLLLLNNADISQKGDIGQFPLLAAIKGKHSETFKLLLQHNADVTQVDNYGTSPLNAACIGQQLDMVKLLLQRNADVFRRDNFGDTALSSSCFAGQLDQIKLLLKHKADITDRNISGQSLLHSACFGGSVDTIRFLLQKQLDVNLCDLNQETPLYQTCIWGRLNMLNIVELLLQNNANVFLCNKEGKTPLYAACKRGNTDTVKISLQYKADINKRNNDGESPLYIACQGGYKDIVEILLQNKADINKRDICGESPLYISCQGGYKDIVDILLQNKADINKCNSDDQTPLYIACHKGHFSVVKLLLQINANVLKGNIYGRFPLHVAINSRCDDIVELLLQTNVDVTQCDNNGQSSLFIACTKGHTNTVKLLLQKNANVLKCSNDGDSPLSIACARGYRDIVKLLLQHGADVSKCNSKRESALIKACTGGFTAIVKLLLQHKADVYNCNSKGQTAVFMACVNGHADTVKLLLDRKAHASKCDSDGTSPLYMASEKGYTDTVKILLQNKADIFKCNKYGASPLYGACENGHIDVVNMLLQHNADVLQCTKTGQSPLYVACVKKYISIVKLLLQNNADVSQCNNCGYFPLYMASIVGETRIATMLLQHSADVFQCDRFGESSLYAACRSGKVDTVKLLLKNNADVSQCDSHGQSPLGVACTGGYTDIVQLLLENNANINHCIGNEQCPLHTACNGGHVNTMAFLIHNNINACQCHKNGMSVLYKACKRGYSYIVTLLLEKNAFTCGSNRESLLLTACIEGHTDIVKLLLKDKTDVTLSNIDGKSLLYTACKEGHKDIVELLLQKNADVSECNIDLLHVSCKEGHTAVVEFLLQNNTDVSQCNINGESLLFMACEGGHEDTVRLLLKKNANVAQCNNDGKSPLYVTCEWGHGHIVPLLLENKADVSQCEHQDGQSPLHVVCDSSKQRLWRGSDFGRQFNYFKIVLLLIERNAHVGMRNKKGLTPIHYARKSNNENIVKFLEDIFIQQNNAVVSTYIIDEVSLLFQACKEGQTLAVEEFLLQTDTDVSKCNSDGESLLFMACEGGHEDTVRLLLKKNANVTQCNKDGKSPLYVACEWGHANIVKLLLENQADVSQCEHQDGQSPLHTACDVSKQHLWNYTNVQRNWNIFKIIKLLIRYHADILSENNEEEYFERLVCDLRQSIIASTFHNKQLVYQSFMNKLITFFEMSNEAKVLLKRIDTDGCKLNECNELNPKLSKDHSDNSFHTTPLIESASNGHYDIVYFLVVYVECNVNNKDGNNRTPLYKASKGGHTIVVNFLLLNNADVSLCNKSKESPLYDASEGGHTETVKLLLLNNADISQKGNIGHFPLLAVIHSETFKLLLQHNADVTQVDKYGTSLLNAACIGQQLDMVKHLLQRNVGVFRGDNFGDTAVHLASLDNLIKSSCFSNIRQILLTGTFLAATQQRRVNMDSSHEEQQEEIQPPEGNVPDLEL